GTCGTGGCGCTGGTGCCTCTTCATCAACGTCCCCATCGCCGCGATGGCGCTCGCCGCGGCGCCTTTCCTGCTGCCGGTCGTCCCGGGCGACCGCACCGCAAGGCCCAACGTGCCCGACATCGCGCTGGCCGGCGTCGGCATGGCCGCACTGGTCTTCGGCTTCTCCGAGGTGGAGGGGCACGGCTGGGGCTCCGGCCGGGTCCTGGGCCTGCTGGCCCTGTCCGTCGTCCTCCTGACCGGATTCGTGCTGCGCCAGGCGCGGGCGAGTCAGCCGCTGCTGCCCCTGCGGGTGCTGAACGACCGCAACCGCGCGGGCGCGTTCCTCGCCGTCGCCCTCTCGGAGTTCGGCCTGCTGGGGGTGTCGCTGTTCGCCACCTACCAGCTTCAGGTGATCATGCACTACAGCCCCGTCAAGGCCGGGCTGGCGTTCCTTCCGATGGTCGTCGTGACCGTCGTCGCGGCCACCCAGATCGCGGCCAGGCTGCTGCCCCATGTGTCGTCCCGCTGGCTGATCGCGCCCGGCCTGCTGTGCATCGCGGGGGGCATCGCGATGTTCAACCTGATGTCGACCGACAGCACCTATCTGGGCACGATCCTGCCGATCTGGACCGTACTCGGGCTCGGCCTCGGCCTGATCACTCCCTCCGCGACCAACACGGTGATGCTCGGCACCCTGCCGCACGACCGGGGCATCACGGCCGCGTTCCGCACCACGTCCCAGCAGGTCGGCGGCTCCGTCGGCCTGGCCCTCGCCAACACCCTCGCGGCCAGCGCGGTCGCGTCCTACGTCGTCTCGCACACCGCCACGGGCACGACCGAGCAATTCACGGCGGAGGCACTGGTGCACGGTACGGCAGTGGCCGCCAGTTGGTCCAGTGCTCTCATTGCGGTCGGCACGATCGCGGTGTTCTGGCTCATTGATTCCCGTCCCGAAACGGGCGGCGAGCAGTCCGACACGAAAAAGGAACAGGACCACCCGGCCACCCCTTGATCCGGGCCCGTCGAAAAAGTACGGGCTAGGGGTGGCACAGGGACTTCTAGGGGTTGACCCCCGGGCTCAGCCCCTCAGTAGGATCGGCCCTCGACGGACGATTCCGAAGGCCCCGGCTCGAAGGCCCCGGGCCGACAAGGCGGGAACACCGAACAATTCACGTTCCCGACGGCCACTTCTCCGGCATCCGCAGATTTCCGACGCACGACGCCGGCGTCCGTCCACGACCGCACAACCCGCCGTTTCGGTCGATTCCGTACGACCGCGCCCGGGATTCCCGGGTTACCCGACGACGCACGGAGGAAGCGAGTCCGAGGTGGACACCAAAACGCAGATCCTGGAGCTGGTACGCAAATACGATCAGGAGTCCTCGCAGCGGACTTCTCCCTTCCAGCCGGGCATCACACCGATCCTCCCCTCGGGAGCGGTGCTCAACGAGGACGACCGGATGGCTCTGGTCGAGGCCGCGCTGGAGATGCGGATCGCCGCAGGAGTCTCGGCCCGCAGGTTCGAGCGGCTGCTCGCCCGCACGCTGAACACCCGCAAGGCGCACTTCACCAACTCCGGCTCCTCCGCCAATCTTCTCGCGCTCGCCTCCCTGACCTCGCCCCAGCTCGGGGACGCCCGGCTGCGGCCGGGCGACGAGGTGATCACCGTGGCGGCCGGCTTCCCGACCACGGTCAACCCGATCGTCCAGAACGGCCTCACCCCGGTCTTCGTGGACATCGAGTTGGGCACCTACAACACCACGGTCGAGCGCATAGCGGCCGCGATCGGCCCGCGCACCAGAGCGATCATGATCGCGCACGCGCTCGGCAACCCCTACCAGGTGCAGGAGGTCGCCGAACTGGCCGCCTCGCACGACCTCTACCTGGTCGAGGACAACTGCGACGCCGTCGGCAGCACCTACAAGGGCCGCCTCACCGGCGGCTTCGGCGACCTGAGCACGGTGAGCTTCTACCCGGCCCACCACATCACCACGGGCGAGGGCGGCTGCGTCCTCACCGACAACCTCGTGCTCGCCCGCATCGTGGAGTCACTGCGCGACTGGGGCCGCGACTGCTGGTGCGAACCCGGCGAGAGCGACACCTGTCACAAGCGGTTCTCCTACCAGCTGGGGAACCTCCCGTACGGGTACGACCACAAGTACATCTTCTCGCACGTCGGTTACAACCTGAAGGCCGGCGACATGCAGGCCGCGCTGGGACTCAGCCAGCTCACCAGGGTGATGGAATTCGGCGCCGCCCGGCGGGAGAACTGGCGCCGGCTGCGCGAGGGGCTGGACGGTCTGCCCTGGTTCCTGCTGCCCTCCGCCACGCCCGACAGCGATCCCAGCTGGTTCGGATTCGTGCTGACGCTCACGGAGGACGCCCCGTTCGGCCGCAAGGACGTCGTGGAGTTCCTGGAATCCCGCAAGATCGGCACGCGTCTGCTGTTCGCCGGAAACCTGGCACGCCACCCCGCCTATCTGGACCGCCCCTACCGGATATCGGAAGACCTCGCCAACAGCGACATCGTCACGGACCGCACGTTCTGGGTGGGCGTCTATCCCGGCATCACCCAGGAGATGACGGATTACATGACCGAGTCCCTACGGGAGTTCGTCCGCCTTTACCGGTGAGTTGGAGTGAAAACACATGACCAGCACTTCTGCCGGACTCGCCGTTCTGGGCAGCACCCCCGCTTTTGCCGAACCGCTGCACGTGGGCCGTCCCAACGTACTCGATCCCGAACGGGTCCTCGAGCGCATCAAGGGCGCACTCGACCGTCGCTGGCTGACGAGTTTCGGTCCCTTGGTCAAGGAATTCGAAGCGCGTATCGCCGAAACGGCCGGCGTCAGACACTGCATCGCCACGTGCAACGCCTCCATCGCTCTGCAGGTGCTCATCCGCGCCCTCGGTCTGCGCGGGGAGGTCGTCCTGCCGTCGTTCACGTTCATCGCGACGGCGCACACCCTGCTGTGGGAGGGCGTCACCCCCGTCTTCTGCGACATCGACGAGAAGACCGGCAACATCGACCCCGAGCACGCCCGGCTCCTGATCAACGAACGCACCGCCGCCCTGGTCGGCGTCCACCTGTGGGGGAACCCCGCCCCGGTCGGGCCGTTGAGCGAGCTCGCCGCGGACCACTGCATCCCGCTCTTCTTCGACAGCGCGCACGCCATCGGCAGCCGGCACCTGGGACGCCCCGTCGGCTCGTTCGGCACGGCCGAGGTGTTCAGCTTCCACGCCACGAAGTTCATCAACTCCTTCGAGGGCGGCGCGATCGTGACGGACGACGACCAACTGGCGGCGCGCGTGCGCTCGATCCACAACTACGGCCGCGGCGAGGGCGAGCACGTCTCGGGCATCGGCACCAACGCGAAGATGACCGAGGTGGCGGCGGCGATGGGGCTGACCTCCCTGGAGAACATGCCGGCCCTCATCGAGGTGAACCGGTCCCATCACCTGCGCTACCTCGCCGGGTTCGCCGACGTGCCCGGCGTCCGGCTGCGCGACCCGGCCCCGGAGGACGCCAACCACCAGTACGTCGTCATCGAGGTCGAGGCGGAACAGGCCGGCCTCACCCGGGACGAGCTCGCCGCGGTCCTCCAGGCGGAGAACGTACTGATCCGGACCCACTTCCATCCCGGCTGTCACCGCACCGAGCCCTACGTCAGGGATCCGCGGCGGCACGCCCCCCTGCCGCTGCCGCACTCCGAGGCCCTGGGCGAGCGGGTGATCTCCCTGCCGACCGGGACCGGCGTCGGCCACCCCGACGTCGACCGTGTCTGCGAGATCGTCCGGCGGGCGACCGCGTCCGCCCCTCTGGTGCGCGAGGCCCTGCGCACGGAGTAGGACCCGGCCCGGCGCCGCGTTCCACCCCATCCGTCCACAGCGCCTCTCCAGGAGATCCCGCCCGTGTCCCGAGTGCCCTCCGAATCGGCTGTGCCGACCCTTCCGGCGACCTCGTCCGCGAAACGCCACTTCGCGTTCTTCTCCACCCCCGCCCATGGCCATGTGCGGCCCACCCTGCCCATCGCCGCAGAGCTCGTCCGACGAGGTCACCGCGTCAGCTACGCCACGACCGCACAGTTCCACGACGACGTGGCCGCCACCGGCGCCGAGGTGCTGCTCTACGAATCGACGGTCGAGGACCTCGCCAAGGAGGTCCCCGCCGACGCCGAGGACTGGCTCGCGCTCGCGCTCACCATGGCCGTCGCCGAATCCTCGGCACTGGTGCCCGTTCTCAGAGCGCGCTTCCCGGCCACTCCCCCGGACGTACTGGCCTACGACTCGGCGATGAACGCGGCCGGACGGCTGCTGGCACGCCAGTGGGACCGCCCCGGCGTGGAGATGTTCCCGGTCTTCCTTCCGCAGGGGCAGGGCGTCAAGTCCTTCTCCCTCGGCAAACTGGTCGAGGGGGCCGAGGGCGGGAACGGCGGCGGTGGGCCGCGTCCCGCGATGCGCGCCTTCCACGAGGCCATGTCGGGCTTTCTCGCCGAACACGGAGCCGAGGACTATTCCCTGCGGGAATTCGCCGCCGGATTCGGGGGAACCCGGCTGGCGTTCTTCCCCCGGGAGTTCCAGCAGGGCGGCGAGCTCTTCGCCGACCACTTCGCCTTCGTCGGGCCCTGTCTGGACTTCGAGGCCGCCCGGGGCGCCTGGGAACCGCCGACGGACGGCAGGCGCGTGGTGCTGGTCTCCCTCGGCACCACCTACGGCAACCGCCCCGAGTTCTTCCGCGCCTGCGTCGAGGCGTTCGCCGACGGCCCCTGGCACGTGGTCATGACCCTCGGTCAGAACGGGGTCGACCCGGCGGTGCTCGAGCCGCTGCCGGCCAACGTCGAGGTGCACCGCTGGCTGCCGCACCTGGCGGTGCTGCCGCACGCCGAGGCGTTCGTGTGCCAGGCCGGGATGGGCAGTCTGATGGAGGCGCTCGCCTGCGGTACCCCGCTGGTTCTCGCCGCTCACGGCCGTGAGCAGGTCATCGACGCCGGCCGGGCGGTCGAGCTCGGGCTGGGCGTGATGCTGGCGCCGGGCGAGCCGTCCGCCGCCGAGGTGCACAAGGCCGTCTCCACTGCCGCGGACTCGCTGGAGATCCGCGGCCGGGTGGCCGAGATGCGTGAGCACATACGGGCGGCCGGCGGCACCCTGCGCGCCGCCGACGTCCTGGAACGCAGCGCCACGGCCGGCTGAGTTTCCCGCACACGAGATACGGAACCGGAATCTACGCTTCTCATTCACCGTCGTTCCGCATCGCGAGCCCGAAGGTCAACGGGCTAATTTCCCTGCACTTCCTCGCTTTCCGGACCCGTCGCCGCCGTATCCCCGTTCACGGCCGTGCGTTTATCCGACCATGAGGAAGAATTTATCGACTCTTTAATATTTTTATGCTTCACTGTCAACGGTAAAGTTGGGCGGAACCGGGGGACGACCGCCGAGTTGCGATCTTCGTCGTTTTGTCCCCGATCGATACGTTCTCACCAGCGACAGGGCGGAATCACGGGGGTTCAGATATTCATGCCTTTGATTGAGAGGGACAGAGAACTCTCCTTACTCGACAGTATTCTCCTGGAGGCCACCCAAAGGCGAGGGAAAACCGTCGTACTCAGCGGCGCCGTCGGCACCGGCAAGACCCTACTGGCCCGGGAAGCCGCCGATCGCTGGTTACAACAGGGGGCTCTCGTGCTGAGCGCGACCTCCTCGCCCGCCGAGGAGAGCATCTCGCTCGGCGTCGTCCGCCAGCTCTTCGCCGGAGCGGATCTGGCCCCCGACCAGTCGGGGGCGGCGGAGAAACTGATCGAGGCGGGAATCGCGCGGACGGAACATCCTCCGACGTCGACGATCATCCAGCCGCACGCGGAAATAGCGGAAAAACTCTGGTGCATTCTGGTGGCCGCCTCGGAAAAGGCGCCGATCATTCTGGTGATCGATGACACCCGCTATGCGGATCCACTCTCCCTGCAATTCCTTCTCTATTTCGTGCGGCGCGTCAGGCTGACTCGCATCTTCATGGTGTTCATAGAGTCGGACCATGTACGTCCCCCACATCCGCTCTTCCGCGCGGAATTGATGCAGCAGCCGGAACTGGGTTATCTGAGGCTGCCGCTGCTGAGCCGCAACGGCGTGGCCGCCCTGCTCTCCCAGCGCCTCGGTCCGGTGGCGGCGGAGTCGATCGAGGGCGCCTGCGCGGAGCTCGCGGGGGGCAATCCCCTGCTGACCGCCGCCCTGGCCACGGACCACGAGACCGCCGGGAGCCCGGGAAGCGCCGAAGCCGTCGAACCGGACCAGCTGGCCGGAGAATCGTTCGGGCAGGCCGTGGCGCTGCTTCTCGGCCGCCTCGATCCCGAGGCCAGGGAGGCAGCGGAGGCCCTGGCCCTGGTGGGGAGCGCGGCCTCGGCCGAACTGCTCGGCGAGGTCCTGCAGATCGGCACCCCGTCGGCCGAGCGGGCGCTCCGCTCGGTCGGCGTGACGGGCCTGCTGCACAAGGGCCGGTTCCGGCATCCGGTCACCCGCAGGATCGTGCTGGAGCAGATGGCGGACGAGCCCCGTGCCGCCCTGCAACTGCGGGCCGCGCGCGTCCTCTACGAGAGCGGGGCGCCGAGCGAGAACGTGGCCGAGCACCTGCTCGGGGTCAGGCCCGACGTCGACGACGGGAGCATGCTGGACACCTGGGGCGTCACCGCGCTCAAGGAGGCGGCCGACCACGCGCTCGACAGCGGTCACCCGCACCGGGCCGAGGCCTGCCTGGAGCGGGCCCATCTCCTCTCCACCGACAAGGGTGAACGGGCGGCGATCCTCGCCTCGTTGGCCAGACTGCTGTGGAAGCACAGCCCGAGGGCGGCGTTCCGTCGCCTCGCGCCGATCATGAGCCGGCATCACCAGGAAGGCCACATCACCTCGCACGACTTCCTGCTCGTCCGCTACCTCCTGCACCGCGGACAGCTCAAGGAGGCGCGGAAGCTGCTGCACTGCCTCATGGAGACCGCCGACTCGTCCCCCGAGACGGCGGAGGAGATGTGCCTGCTGCGCGCCTGGCTGCCCGTGGCGTTCCCGGGCGTGGCGGAGCAGTTCTCCCGTGATCTCACGGGGTCCGACACGGCGGAGACGGTCTCCGAGCGCAACGTGCTGCCGATGTGGACGACCGCCCTGCTCGGCTCCGTGCTGAGTCGTACGGCGGGCGACGGAGACATCAAGGAAGCCGAACAGGCGCTGCGGGTCTACCAGTTGAACGAGGACACCTTCGATCCGCTGGTGTCCGGGCTGACCGCCCTGATCTACGCGGACCGGGCCGGCAGCGTCAACCGGTGGTGTGCTGCGCTGCTCGCCGAGGCCGAGCGGATGCAAGCGCCGTCCTGGCGCGCCACGTTCCTCCACCTACGCGCGGAGACCGCTCTGCAGACGGGCGAACTGGAGACGGCGACCCGGTGCGCGAAGGCTGCGCTGACCGAGATGCCGGCCAAGGAGTGGGGAACCGACATCGGGTACCCGGTCGCCGCCCTCGTCCTGGCCCAACTGGCCGCCGGACGGGTCCACGAGGCCGGTGAGGCCCTCCGGCTCGGGGACCTGGACACCTCGCTGCACAACCGCAGCTGCCTGCACTACCGCTATGCGCGTGGCCACTACTACCTGGCCACGGACAAGCCGCACGCGGCGCTGCGGGACTTCACGGACGCCGGCGCGCTGATGCGGCGGTGGAACATGGACACGCCCGGTCTGGTGTCCTGGCGGTCGGGTGCGGCGGAGGCACTGACGCGCATGGGCAAACACGCGCGCGCCAAGGGCCTGGTCGACGAACAGCTCGGGCTCCTGCGGGGCGACAGCCGCAGCCGCTCGTACGGCATGGCGCTCAGGCAGCTGGCCGCGGTGTCGGAGCCGGAACGGCGTCCGGAGATCCTGCGCAGGGCCGCCGAGGTGCTCAAGAACTGCGGCGACCGCTACGGCCTGGCCAGGGTTCTGCGGGATCTGGTGGACGCGCACGAGGTACTGGGCGAGAGTCACCGCGCCCGGCACATCGCCCGACGGGCGCGCCGGGTGGCGGAGGCCTGTGGAGCGGAGGCCCTGGTCGCGCAGCTGAGTTCGTGCGGTGAGGAACTCGCCCTGGCGGAGCATCCGGCCGTGGCGGAGGGCGGGGGTCTGGGCGGCGCCGACGAGCTGAGCAAGGCCGAGGAGAAGGTGGCGATGCTGGCGTCGCTCGGCTACTCCAACCGGGAGATCGGGCAGAAGCTGCACATCACCATCAGCACGGTCGAGCAGCACCTCACCAGGGTCTACCGCAAGCTCAGCATCAACCGGCGTGAGGACCTGTCGCCGGCCCTCTTCCAGTCGAACGCCGTCCTGCTGTAGTCCTCGTCCCCGGGCCCGGCCGGCGTCGTCGTACGCCGGCCGGGCCCGGTCGGACGTCCTATCGGGGGGTGCGCAGCAGGAGGTTCCTCTCGAGGCGCGCCTGGGTGATGCGCACCGCCGCCGCCGTGGGCGGGTCGCCGGCGGCCACGAGGGTGTAGTCGCCCACCGGAACGTCGGCGAAGCGGTAGCTGCCGTTCGGCTCGGTGGTGGTGGTGAGCCCGAGGCCGCTGCGGTCGGTGA
This window of the Streptomyces sp. NBC_01275 genome carries:
- the rfbH gene encoding lipopolysaccharide biosynthesis protein RfbH produces the protein MDTKTQILELVRKYDQESSQRTSPFQPGITPILPSGAVLNEDDRMALVEAALEMRIAAGVSARRFERLLARTLNTRKAHFTNSGSSANLLALASLTSPQLGDARLRPGDEVITVAAGFPTTVNPIVQNGLTPVFVDIELGTYNTTVERIAAAIGPRTRAIMIAHALGNPYQVQEVAELAASHDLYLVEDNCDAVGSTYKGRLTGGFGDLSTVSFYPAHHITTGEGGCVLTDNLVLARIVESLRDWGRDCWCEPGESDTCHKRFSYQLGNLPYGYDHKYIFSHVGYNLKAGDMQAALGLSQLTRVMEFGAARRENWRRLREGLDGLPWFLLPSATPDSDPSWFGFVLTLTEDAPFGRKDVVEFLESRKIGTRLLFAGNLARHPAYLDRPYRISEDLANSDIVTDRTFWVGVYPGITQEMTDYMTESLREFVRLYR
- a CDS encoding MFS transporter is translated as MTSASSAEALVLSTARHRRRWAGLVVVASAQLVAMLDETVINIALPSAQRSLHMADADRQWIITAYTLAFGGLLLFGGRLSDRFGPKRTFMVGITGFAVMSAVGGAAGSGGMLIAARALQGVFAAVLSPSTLSMVTALFADKKERAKAFGVYSGIIASGAVLGLLIGGMLTEYLSWRWCLFINVPIAAMALAAAPFLLPVVPGDRTARPNVPDIALAGVGMAALVFGFSEVEGHGWGSGRVLGLLALSVVLLTGFVLRQARASQPLLPLRVLNDRNRAGAFLAVALSEFGLLGVSLFATYQLQVIMHYSPVKAGLAFLPMVVVTVVAATQIAARLLPHVSSRWLIAPGLLCIAGGIAMFNLMSTDSTYLGTILPIWTVLGLGLGLITPSATNTVMLGTLPHDRGITAAFRTTSQQVGGSVGLALANTLAASAVASYVVSHTATGTTEQFTAEALVHGTAVAASWSSALIAVGTIAVFWLIDSRPETGGEQSDTKKEQDHPATP
- a CDS encoding LuxR family transcriptional regulator, with amino-acid sequence MPLIERDRELSLLDSILLEATQRRGKTVVLSGAVGTGKTLLAREAADRWLQQGALVLSATSSPAEESISLGVVRQLFAGADLAPDQSGAAEKLIEAGIARTEHPPTSTIIQPHAEIAEKLWCILVAASEKAPIILVIDDTRYADPLSLQFLLYFVRRVRLTRIFMVFIESDHVRPPHPLFRAELMQQPELGYLRLPLLSRNGVAALLSQRLGPVAAESIEGACAELAGGNPLLTAALATDHETAGSPGSAEAVEPDQLAGESFGQAVALLLGRLDPEAREAAEALALVGSAASAELLGEVLQIGTPSAERALRSVGVTGLLHKGRFRHPVTRRIVLEQMADEPRAALQLRAARVLYESGAPSENVAEHLLGVRPDVDDGSMLDTWGVTALKEAADHALDSGHPHRAEACLERAHLLSTDKGERAAILASLARLLWKHSPRAAFRRLAPIMSRHHQEGHITSHDFLLVRYLLHRGQLKEARKLLHCLMETADSSPETAEEMCLLRAWLPVAFPGVAEQFSRDLTGSDTAETVSERNVLPMWTTALLGSVLSRTAGDGDIKEAEQALRVYQLNEDTFDPLVSGLTALIYADRAGSVNRWCAALLAEAERMQAPSWRATFLHLRAETALQTGELETATRCAKAALTEMPAKEWGTDIGYPVAALVLAQLAAGRVHEAGEALRLGDLDTSLHNRSCLHYRYARGHYYLATDKPHAALRDFTDAGALMRRWNMDTPGLVSWRSGAAEALTRMGKHARAKGLVDEQLGLLRGDSRSRSYGMALRQLAAVSEPERRPEILRRAAEVLKNCGDRYGLARVLRDLVDAHEVLGESHRARHIARRARRVAEACGAEALVAQLSSCGEELALAEHPAVAEGGGLGGADELSKAEEKVAMLASLGYSNREIGQKLHITISTVEQHLTRVYRKLSINRREDLSPALFQSNAVLL
- a CDS encoding macrolide family glycosyltransferase — its product is MSRVPSESAVPTLPATSSAKRHFAFFSTPAHGHVRPTLPIAAELVRRGHRVSYATTAQFHDDVAATGAEVLLYESTVEDLAKEVPADAEDWLALALTMAVAESSALVPVLRARFPATPPDVLAYDSAMNAAGRLLARQWDRPGVEMFPVFLPQGQGVKSFSLGKLVEGAEGGNGGGGPRPAMRAFHEAMSGFLAEHGAEDYSLREFAAGFGGTRLAFFPREFQQGGELFADHFAFVGPCLDFEAARGAWEPPTDGRRVVLVSLGTTYGNRPEFFRACVEAFADGPWHVVMTLGQNGVDPAVLEPLPANVEVHRWLPHLAVLPHAEAFVCQAGMGSLMEALACGTPLVLAAHGREQVIDAGRAVELGLGVMLAPGEPSAAEVHKAVSTAADSLEIRGRVAEMREHIRAAGGTLRAADVLERSATAG
- a CDS encoding DegT/DnrJ/EryC1/StrS family aminotransferase → MTSTSAGLAVLGSTPAFAEPLHVGRPNVLDPERVLERIKGALDRRWLTSFGPLVKEFEARIAETAGVRHCIATCNASIALQVLIRALGLRGEVVLPSFTFIATAHTLLWEGVTPVFCDIDEKTGNIDPEHARLLINERTAALVGVHLWGNPAPVGPLSELAADHCIPLFFDSAHAIGSRHLGRPVGSFGTAEVFSFHATKFINSFEGGAIVTDDDQLAARVRSIHNYGRGEGEHVSGIGTNAKMTEVAAAMGLTSLENMPALIEVNRSHHLRYLAGFADVPGVRLRDPAPEDANHQYVVIEVEAEQAGLTRDELAAVLQAENVLIRTHFHPGCHRTEPYVRDPRRHAPLPLPHSEALGERVISLPTGTGVGHPDVDRVCEIVRRATASAPLVREALRTE